The following proteins are encoded in a genomic region of Desulfosporosinus youngiae DSM 17734:
- a CDS encoding L-threonylcarbamoyladenylate synthase, whose product MQTKRSSINRVHPEAQLLKEGAEWLKAGELVAFPTETVYGLGANALDAGACAKIFAAKGRPQDNPLIVHVCDQAMANPLVRNWTPAAERCVEHFWPGPLTLILPKTALVPDIVTAGLDNVAIRMPSHPVALGLIKEAGFPVAAPSANLSGKPSPTRGSHVWRDMKGKIPLILDGGACEVGLESTVLDVSEGIPTILRPGGTTKEQLEEVLGEVRVDTPSVNQVPKAPGMKYRHYAPQGELFLVSGLQERVVQRIGHEIQRGHARFKRVGVLCTLESAPYLQNCFPELLFVLGSKARPQEVASNLFEGLRLCDERKMDLILVEGIEEEGLGSAVMNRLQKAADRRTRHI is encoded by the coding sequence ATGCAGACAAAAAGGAGTTCTATCAATAGAGTTCATCCTGAAGCTCAACTCTTAAAAGAGGGTGCTGAATGGCTGAAAGCAGGAGAGTTGGTAGCCTTTCCGACAGAAACCGTCTATGGGTTAGGAGCAAATGCTCTTGATGCAGGTGCTTGTGCCAAGATCTTTGCAGCAAAAGGGAGGCCTCAGGATAATCCCTTAATTGTCCATGTCTGCGACCAAGCTATGGCGAACCCTTTGGTTAGAAATTGGACACCGGCGGCAGAACGTTGTGTTGAACATTTTTGGCCGGGGCCCTTAACCCTGATCCTGCCCAAAACAGCCTTGGTTCCGGATATTGTTACGGCGGGGCTGGACAATGTGGCAATACGTATGCCCAGTCATCCCGTAGCCCTTGGTTTGATCAAAGAAGCAGGATTTCCGGTTGCCGCGCCTAGTGCCAATCTTTCAGGCAAACCAAGTCCAACCAGGGGAAGTCATGTCTGGAGGGATATGAAGGGGAAGATCCCGTTAATTTTAGACGGAGGGGCATGTGAAGTCGGCTTAGAATCAACCGTGCTTGATGTAAGCGAAGGTATTCCCACGATCCTTCGTCCCGGGGGGACGACTAAAGAACAATTGGAAGAGGTTTTAGGGGAAGTCCGTGTAGACACTCCTTCGGTAAACCAGGTGCCTAAAGCACCGGGCATGAAATACAGGCACTATGCTCCGCAAGGTGAGCTGTTCCTGGTGAGCGGACTTCAAGAGAGAGTCGTACAGCGGATCGGACATGAAATTCAGAGAGGACATGCCAGGTTTAAACGGGTCGGTGTTCTTTGTACCTTAGAGAGTGCACCCTATTTGCAGAACTGCTTTCCGGAACTGTTGTTTGTGTTAGGTTCGAAGGCCAGGCCCCAGGAAGTAGCCAGTAACTTATTTGAAGGGTTACGGTTGTGTGATGAACGAAAAATGGATTTGATTTTAGTTGAAGGTATTGAAGAAGAAGGTTTAGGGAGCGCCGTTATGAACCGTCTGCAGAAAGCGGCCGACCGGCGAACCCGGCACATCTGA
- the prmC gene encoding peptide chain release factor N(5)-glutamine methyltransferase has product MKIRDSMRWGESELIKKGIENARFDADLLLAEVLKKRRDRLYLEWDRNLSEQEEASYRKVIFRRAANEPLQYILKRQEFMGLEFYVDERVLIPRADSEILIEKWLEIVKSENEQGQGRLIKVADLCTGSGALAISIAHYCPSAEVVGTDLSSGALEVARQNAERLGVPVQWREGDFADPIKGEYWDYIITNPPYVSAEDYGQCAPEIFHEPSIAFLGGPDGLDFYRRLAEEARPLLTPQGKLLMEIGWDQAEAVCTMFRMKGFETQVFPDLAGRDRVILAR; this is encoded by the coding sequence TTGAAGATAAGGGACAGTATGCGTTGGGGTGAGAGTGAACTTATAAAAAAAGGGATTGAAAATGCCCGCTTCGACGCAGACTTATTATTAGCTGAAGTTTTAAAGAAAAGGCGGGACCGGCTCTACCTGGAGTGGGACCGTAATTTGTCAGAGCAAGAGGAAGCCAGTTACCGGAAGGTTATTTTTCGTCGTGCGGCGAATGAGCCCTTACAATATATATTAAAACGGCAGGAATTTATGGGGCTTGAATTTTATGTTGATGAAAGGGTGCTGATTCCGCGCGCAGACAGCGAGATTCTGATTGAGAAGTGGCTGGAAATTGTCAAGAGTGAAAACGAACAAGGGCAGGGCAGATTGATCAAGGTTGCCGATTTGTGTACCGGAAGCGGGGCTCTTGCCATTTCTATAGCTCATTATTGTCCGTCTGCGGAGGTGGTCGGAACGGATCTTTCGTCAGGTGCGTTAGAGGTTGCCCGACAAAATGCCGAACGATTAGGGGTTCCGGTTCAGTGGCGTGAAGGTGACTTTGCAGATCCTATTAAGGGCGAGTATTGGGACTATATTATTACAAATCCTCCCTATGTTTCTGCTGAAGACTATGGGCAGTGCGCTCCTGAGATTTTCCATGAACCTTCTATAGCCTTTTTAGGAGGACCGGACGGGTTGGATTTTTATCGCCGCTTAGCGGAAGAGGCACGGCCTTTGTTAACCCCGCAAGGTAAGCTTCTGATGGAAATTGGATGGGATCAGGCGGAAGCCGTCTGTACTATGTTTAGAATGAAGGGTTTTGAAACACAGGTTTTCCCGGACTTAGCGGGCCGGGACCGAGTGATCTTAGCGAGGTGA